The segment NNNNNNNNNNNNNNNNNNNNNNNNNNNNNNNNNNNNNNNNNNNNNNNNNNNNNNNNNNNNNNNNNNNNNNNNNNNNNNNNNNNNNNNNNNNNNNNNNNNNNNNNNNNNNNNNNNNNNNNNNNNNNNNNNNNNNNNNNNNNNNNNNNNNNNNNNNNNNNNNNNNNNNNNNNNNNNNNNNNNNNNNNNNNNNNNNNNNNNNNNNNNNNNNNNNNNNNNNNNNNNNNNNNNNNNNNNNNNNNNNNNNNNNNNNNNNNNNNNNNNNNNNNNNNNNNNNNNNNNNNNNNNNNNNNNNNNNNNNNNNNNNNNNNNNNNNNNNNNNNNNNNNNNNNNNNNNNNNNNNNNNNNNNNNNNNNNNNNNNNNNNNNNNNNNNNNNNNNNNNNNNNNNNNNNNNNNNNNNNNNNNNNNNNNNNNNNNNNNNNNNNNNNNNNNNNNNNNNNNNNNNNNNNNNNNNNNNNNNNNNNNNNNNNNNNNNNNNNNNNNNNNNNNNNNNNNNNNNNNNNNNNNNNNNNNNNNNNNNNNNNNNNNNNNNNNNNNNNNNNNNNNNNNNNNNNNNNNNNNNNNNNNNNNNNNNNNNNNNNNNNNNNNNNNNNNNNNNNNNNNNNNNNNNNNNNNNNNNNNNNNNNNNNNNNNNNNNNNNNNNNNNNNNNNNNNNNNNNNNNNNNNNNNNNNNNNNNNNNNNNNNNNNNNNNNNNNNNNNNNNNNNNNNNNNNNNNNNNNNNNNNNNNNNNNNNNNNNNNNNNNNNNNNNNNNNNNNNNNNNNNNNNNNNNNNNNNNNNNNNNNNNNNNNNNNNNNNNNNNNNNNNNNNNNNNNNNNNNNNNNNNNNNNNNNNNNNNNNNNNNNNNNNNNNNNNNNNNNNNNNNNNNNNNNNNNNNNNNNNNNNNNNNNNNNNNNNNNNNNNNNNNNNNNNNNNNNNNNNNNNNNNNNNNNNNNNNNNNNNNNNNNNNNNNNNNNNNNNNNNNNNNNNNNNNNNNNNNNNNNNNNNNNNNNNNNNNNNNNNNNNNNNNNNNNNNNNNNNNNNNNNNNNNNNNNNNNNNNNNNNNNNNNNNNNNNNNNNNNNNNNNNNNNNNNNNNNNNNNNNNNNNNNNNNNNNNNNNNNNNNNNNNNNNNNNNNNNNNNNNNNNNNNNNNNNNNNNNNNNNNNNNNNNNNNNNNNNNNNNNNNNNNNNNNNNNNNNNNNNNNNNNNNNNNNNNNNNNNNNNNNNNNNNNNNNNNNNNNNNNNNNNNNNNNNNNNNNNNNNNNNNNNNNNNNNNNNNNNNNNNNNNNNNNNNNNNNNNNNNNNNNNNNNNNNNNNNNNNNNNNNNNNNNNNNNNNNNNNNNNNNNNNNNNNNNNNNNNNNNNNNNNNNNNNNNNNNNNNNNNNNNNNNNNNNNNNNNNNNNNNNNNNNNNNNNNNNNNNNNNNNNNNNNNNNNNNNNNNNNNNNNNNNNNNNNNNNNNNNNNNNNNNNNNNNNNNNNNNNNNNNNNNNNNNNNNNNNNNNNNNNNNNNNNNNNNNNNNNNNNNNNNNNNNNNNNNNNNNNNNNNNNNNNNNNNNNNNNNNNNNNNNNNNNNNNNNNNNNNNNNNNNNNNNNNNNNNNNNNNNNNNNNNNNNNNNNNNNNNNNNNNNNNNNNNNNNNNNNNNNNNNNNNNNNNNNNNNNNNNNNNNNNNNNNNNNNNNNNNNNNNNNNNNNNNNNNNNNNNNNNNNNNNNNNNNNNNNNNNNNNNNNNNNNNNNNNNNNNNNNNNNNNNNNNNNNNNNNNNNNNNNNNNNNNNNNNNNNNNNNNNNNNNNNNNNNNNNNNNNNNNNNNNNNNNNNNNNNNNNNNNNNNNNNNNNNNNNNNNNNNNNNNNNNNNNNNNNNNNNNNNNNNNNNNNNNNNNNNNNNNNNNNNNNNNNNNNNNNNNNNNNNNNNNNNNNNNNNNNNNNNNNNNNNNNNNNNNNNNNNNNNNNNNNNNNNNNNNNNNNNNNNNNNNNNNNNNNNNNNNNNNNNNNNNNNNNNNNNNNNNNNNNNNNNNNNNNNNNNNNNNNNNNNNNNNNNNNNNNNNNNNNNNNNNNNNNNNNNNNNNNNNNNNNNNNNNNNNNNNNNNNNNNNNNNNNNNNNNNNNNNNNNNNNNNNNNNNNNNNNNNNNNNNNNNNNNNNNNNNNNNNNNNNNNNNNNNNNNNNNNNNNNNNNNNNNNNNNNNNNNNNNNNNNNNNNNNNNNNNNNNNNNNNNNNNNNNNNNNNNNNNNNNNNNNNNNNNNNNNNNNNNNNNNNNNNNNNNNNNNNNNNNNNNNNNNNNNNNNNNNNNNNNNNNNNNNNNNNNNNNNNNNNNNNNNNNNNNNNNNNNNNNNNNNNNNNNNNNNNNNNNNNNNNNNNNNNNNNNNNNNNNNNNNNNNNNNNNNNNNNNNNNNNNNNNNNNNNNNNNNNNNNNNNNNNNNNNNNNNNNNNNNNNNNNNNNNNNNNNNNNNNNNNNNNNNNNNNNNNNNNNNNNNNNNNNNNNNNNNNNNNNNNNNNNNNNNNNNNNNNNNNNNNNNNNNNNNNNNNNNNNNNNNNNNNNNNNNNNNNNNNNNNNNNNNNNNNNNNNNNNNNNNNNNNNNNNNNNNNNNNNNNNNNNNNNNNNNNNNNNNNNNNNNNNNNNNNNNNNNNNNNNNNNNNNNNNNNNNNNNNNNNNNNNNNNNNNNNNNNNNNNNNNNNNNNNNNNNNNNNNNNNNNNNNNNNNNNNNNNNNNNNNNNNNNNNNNNNNNNNNNNNNNNNNNNNNNNNNNNNNNNNNNNNNNNNNNNNNNNNNNNNNNNNNNNNNNNNNNNNNNNNNNNNNNNNNNNNNNNNNNNNNNNNNNNNNNNNNNNNNNNNNNNNNNNNNNNNNNNNNNNNNNNNNNNNNNNNNNNNNNNNNNNNNNNNNNNNNNNNNNNNNNNNNNNNNNNNNNNNNNNNNNNNNNNNNNNNNNNNNNNNNNNNNNNNNNNNNNNNNNNNNNNNNNNNNNNNNNNNNNNNNNNNNNNNNNNNNNNNNNNNNNNNNNNNNNNNNNNNNNNNNNNNNNNNNNNNNNNNNNNNNNNNNNNNNNNNNNNNNNNNNNNNNNNNNNNNNNNNNNNNNNNNNNNNNNNNNNNNNNNNNNNNNNNNNNNNNNNNNNNNNNNNNNNNNNNNNNNNNNNNNNNNNNNNNNNNNNNNNNNNNNNNNNNNNNNNNNNNNNNNNNNNNNNNNNNNNNNNNNNNNNNNNNNNNNNNNNNNNNNNNNNNNNNNNNNNNNNNNNNNNNNNNNNNNNNNNNNNNNNNNNNNNNNNNNNNNNNNNNNNNNNNNNNNNNNNNNNNNNNNNNNNNNNNNNNNNNNNNNNNNNNNNNNNNNNNNNNNNNNNNNNNNNNNNNNNNNNNNNNNNNNNNNNNNNNNNNNNNNNNNNNNNNNNNNNNNNNNNNNNNNNNNNNNNNNNNNNNNNNNNNNNNNNNNNNNNNNNNNNNNNNNNNNNNNNNNNNNNNNNNNNNNNNNNNNNNNNNNNNNNNNNNNNNNNNNNNNNNNNNNNNNNNNNNNNNNNNNNNNNNNNNNNNNNNNNNNNNNNNNNNNNNNNNNNNNNNNNNNNNNNNNNNNNNNNNNNNNNNNNNNNNNNNNNNNNNNNNNNNNNNNNNNNNNNNNNNNNNNNNNNNNNNNNNNNNNNNNNNNNNNNNNNNNNNNNNNNNNNNNNNNNNNNNNNNNNNNNNNNNNNNNNNNNNNNNNNNNNNNNNNNNNNNNNNNNNNNNNNNNNNNNNNNNNNNNNNNNNNNNNNNNNNNNNNNNNNNNNNNNNNNNNNNNNNNNNNNNNNNNNNNNNNNNNNNNNNNNNNNNNNNNNNNNNNNNNNNNNNNNNNNNNNNNNNNNNNNNNNNNNNNNNNNNNNNNNNNNNNNNNNNNNNNNNNNNNNNNNNNNNNNNNNNNNNNNNNNNNNNNNNNNNNNNNNNNNNNNNNNNNNNNNNNNNNNNNNNNNNNNNNNNNNNNNNNNNNNNNNNNNNNNNNNNNNNNNNNNNNNNNNNNNNNNNNNNNNNNNNNNNNNNNNNNNNNNNNNNNNNNNNNNNNNNNNNNNNNNNNNNNNNNNNNNNNNNNNNNNNNNNNNNNNNNNNNNNNNNNNNNNNNNNNNNNNNNNNNNNNNNNNNNNNNNNNNNNNNNNNNNNNNNNNNNNNNNNNNNNNNNNNNNNNNNNNNNNNNNNNNNNNNNNNNNNNNNNNNNNNNNNNNNNNNNNNNNNNNNNNNNNNNNNNNNNNNNNNNNNNNNNNNNNNNNNNNNNNNNNNNNNNNNNNNNNNNNNNNNNNNNNNNNNNNNNNNNNNNNNNNNNNNNNNNNNNNNNNNNNNNNNNNNNNNNNNNNNNNNNNNNNNNNNNNNNNNNNNNNNNNNNNNNNNNNNNNNNNNNNNNNNNNNNNNNNNNNNNNNNNNNNNNNNNNNNNNNNNNNNNNNNNNNNNNNNNNNNNNNNNNNNNNNNNNNNNNNNNNNNNNNNNNNNNNNNNNNNNNNNNNNNNNNNNNNNNNNNNNNNNNNNNNNNNNNNNNNNNNNNNNNNNNNNNNNNNNNNNNNNNNNNNNNNNNNNNNNNNNNNNNNNNNNNNNNNNNNNNNNNNNNNNNNNNNNNNNNNNNNNNNNNNNNNNNNNNNNNNNNNNNNNNNNNNNNNNNNNNNNNNNNNNNNNNNNNNNNNNNNNNNNNNNNNNNNNNNNNNNNNNNNNNNNNNNNNNNNNNNNNNNNNNNNNNNNNNNNNNNNNNNNNNNNNNNNNNNNNNNNNNNNNNNNNNNNNNNNNNNNNNNNNNNNNNNNNNNNNNNNNNNNNNNNNNNNNNNNNNNNNNNNNNNNNNNNNNNNNNNNNNNNNNNNNNNNNNNNNNNNNNNNNNNNNNNNNNNNNNNNNNNNNNNNNNNNNNNNNNNNNNNNNNNNNNNNNNNNNNNNNNNNNNNNNNNNNNNNNNNNNNNNNNNNNNNNNNNNNNNNNNNNNNNNNNNNNNNNNNNNNNNNNNNNNNNNNNNNNNNNNNNNNNNNNNNNNNNNNNNNNNNNNNNNNNNNNNNNNNNNNNNNNNNNNNNNNNNNNNNNNNNNNNNNNNNNNNNNNNNNNNNNNNNNNNNNNNNNNNNNNNNNNNNNNNNNNNNNNNNNNNNNNNNNNNNNNNNNNNNNNNNNNNNNNNNNNNNNNNNNNNNNNNNNNNNNNNNNNNNNNNNNNNNNNNNNNNNNNNNNNNNNNNNNNNNNNNNNNNNNNNNNNNNNNNNNNNNNNNNNNNNNNNNNNNNNNNNNNNNNNNNNNNNNNNNNNNNNNNNNNNNNNNNNNNNNNNNNNNNNNNNNNNNNNNNNNNNNNNNNNNNNNNNNNNNNNNNNNNNNNNNNNNNNNNNNNNNNNNNNNNNNNNNNNNNNNNNNNNNNNNNNNNNNNNNNNNNNNNNNNNNNNNNNNNNNNNNNNNNNNNNNNNNNNNNNNNNNNNNNNNNNNNNNNNNNNNNNNNNNNNNNNNNNNNNNNNNNNNNNNNNNNNNNNNNNNNNNNNNNNNNNNNNNNNNNNNNNNNNNNNNNNNNNNNNNNNNNNNNNNNNNNNNNNNNNNNNNNNNNNNNNNNNNNNNNNNNNNNNNNNNNNNNNNNNNNNNNNNNNNNNNNNNNNNNNNNNNNNNNNNNNNNNNNNNNNNNNNNNNNNNNNNNNNNNNNNNNNNNNNNNNNNNNNNNNNNNNNNNNNNNNNNNNNNNNNNNNNNNNNNNNNNNNNNNNNNNNNNNNNNNNNNNNNNNNNNNNNNNNNNNNNNNNNNNNNNNNNNNNNNNNNNNNNNNNNNNNNNNNNNNNNNNNNNNNNNNNNNNNNNNNNNNNNNNNNNNNNNNNNNNNNNNNNNNNNNNNNNNNNNNNNNNNNNNNNNNNNNNNNNNNNNNNNNNNNNNNNNNNNNNNNNNNNNNNNNNNNNNNNNNNNNNNNNNNNNNNNNNNNNNNNNNNNNNNNNNNNNNNNNNNNNNNNNNNNNNNNNNNNNNNNNNNNNNNNNNNNNNNNNNNNNNNNNNNNNNNNNNNNNNNNNNNNNNNNNNNNNNNNNNNNNNNNNNNNNNNNNNNNNNNNNNNNNNNNNNNNNNNNNNNNNNNNNNNNNNNNNNNNNNNNNNNNNNNNNNNNNNNNNNNNNNNNNNNNNNNNNNNNNNNNNNNNNNNNNNNNNNNNNNNNNNNNNNNNNNNNNNNNNNNNNNNNNNNNNNNNNNNNNNNNNNNNNNNNNNNNNNNNNNNNNNNNNNNNNNNNNNNNNNNNNNNNNNNNNNNNNNNNNNNNNNNNNNNNNNNNNNNNNNNNNNNNNNNNNNNNNNNNNNNNNNNNNNNNNNNNNNNNNNNNNNNNNNNNNNNNNNNNNNNNNNNNNNNNNNNNNNNNNNNNNNNNNNNNNNNNNNNNNNNNNNNNNNNNNNNNNNNNNNNNNNNNNNNNNNNNNNNNNNNNNNNNNNNNNNNNNNNNNNNNNNNNNNNNNNNNNNNNNNNNNNNNNNNNNNNNNNNNNNNNNNNNNNNNNNNNNNNNNNNNNNNNNNNNNNNNNNNNNNNNNNNNNNNNNNNNNNNNNNNNNNNNNNNNNNNNNNNNNNNNNNNNNNNNNNNNNNNNNNNNNNNNNNNNNNNNNNNNNNNNNNNNNNNNNNNNNNNNNNNNNNNNNNNNNNNNNNNNNNNNNNNNNNNNNNNNNNNNNNNNNNNNNNNNNNNNNNNNNNNNNNNNNNNNNNNNNNNNNNNNNNNNNNNNNNNNNNNNNNNNNNNNNNNNNNNNNNNNNNNNNNNNNNNNNNNNNNNNNNNNNNNNNNNNNNNNNNNNNNNNNNNNNNNNNNNNNNNNNNNNNNNNNNNNNNNNNNNNNNNNNNNNNNNNNNNNNNNNNNNNNNNNNNNNNNNNNNNNNNNNNNNNNNNNNNNNNNNNNNNNNNNNNNNNNNNNNNNNNNNNNNNNNNNNNNNNNNNNNNNNNNNNNNNNNNNNNNNNNNNNNNNNNNNNNNNNNNNNNNNNNNNNNNNNNNNNNNNNNNNNNNNNNNNNNNNNNNNNNNNNNNNNNNNNNNNNNNNNNNNNNNNNNNNNNNNNNNNNNNNNNNNNNNNNNNNNNNNNNNNNNNNNNNNNNNNNNNNNNNNNNNNNNNNNNNNNNNNNNNNNNNNNNNNNNNNNNNNNNNNNNNNNNNNNNNNNNNNNNNNNNNNNNNNNNNNNNNNNNNNNNNNNNNNNNNNNNNNNNNNNNNNNNNNNNNNNNNNNNNNNNNNNNNNNNNNNNNNNNNNNNNNNNNNNNNNNNNNNNNNNNNNNNNNNNNNNNNNNNNNNNNNNNNNNNNNNNNNNNNNNNNNNNNNNNNNNNNNNNNNNNNNNNNNNNNNNNNNNNNNNNNNNNNNNNNNNNNNNNNNNNNNNNNNNNNNNNNNNNNNNNNNNNNNNNNNNNNNNNNNNNNNNNNNNNNNNNNNNNNNNNNNNNNNNNNNNNNNNNNNNNNNNNNNNNNNNNNNNNNNNNNNNNNNNNNNNATTGGGACGCGCAGacactggagccgcttcctgtttctggtttacggtggatcgctgaactccgggtgtgtgagtgtgcttttatattaaaattgtcttcttgtacccactggcctggattaattaaattcgccttcattttggcccccaccgggtgtgtgagtgtgcttttatattaaaattgtcttcttgtacccactggcctggattaattaaattcgccttcagagGTTACATAAAAGATGGCGTAGCAACATGCATTTCATTGGTTCCTATATATTGGGTGGGCTAGTGTCGAGATTGGGACAGGGTTGTTTATCCATTTGCAGTTTTATGAAAAACCATAAAATCTAAATATAGCTAAGTTCAACTCTCTGGGTATTTTGACAGACTGTCGCAGTGGTTTGCTGTCTTCCTGTCGGCCCAGTTTCTACAGAGCTAGCTGACCGCAGATATCCTGTTAAGCAGGGCCCTATCTGCTTCTCTAAAATTTTTTTTCGAAGCTTATGTAGGTGACTTAATTTGAACCTTGCTACAGGCTGGAATGGGGGTCTtcatactgtatgttattatgctctctttgaattgtttaaatgctgagcaAGGAGCatcagctgctaaaagatatgtGCTTATAAATGCTgtagaattaatccaagataggtactttgaaaataccttggcttcaaaattgaagtcaaaaggtatgttactttggagaagagattttgcttttgtttccacagaaaatgagaggctgtcgATTTATTCAGAGTTCAGAAAAATCcaatttgatcaaggaagaccacctgagaagtCTCCAGCAGGAATAGATgccccagatgtctgagttcttcattcagaacaggttcaagactgctgcctgagatgatcaaggctcacaggatacttcagtcaggagatcataactaaattttctttaggtctccataagattatcagtgcccccaaccagctaGAAGTAGCCTGAAAtattatgcccacattcccccaaaatggactatggatattttcctttttttttaaagagggggaggtggtgtgggagaattgtctgtattctgtcaatcatgttttaaataaatgctgattggccaggtaggaagtataggcgggtaaaccagacaggaaatagaaatgatgtcatgagaacaggagaattctgggaaggaagttgtttcctcccactcctgcccagaccaccgaagcagcaggatgtgatctgccccactgaaaaaaggtactgagccacatggctaacatagatcagaaaaatgggttaattaagatgtgagagttagccagtgagaggctagagctaatgagccaatcagctttataacttttagagatctatgtgtgattttctttggggataaacagttgtggggtactgggcgggacagaaaccaaaacaagcaggcctggccccttcatgttacaaaagGGCATCAGAAATGTAGCTATGAAggtagagatggctgtgagctgacatgtgggtactgagaattgaacacaGTGGATCTGGAAGGGTAGACAGTACTCATAGCCACTGTGTCCTTTCTCCAGTCCCTGatttatattttagaagattCCATGATTCTAATTCTTCAAGGAATCTATGACAAAATCAGAGAGGGAAGGCTAAGATATTAGCTCTATGGTAGACAATTTTCTATAATGTACATTACTCATGGATTGAATACTATATCATAAattaaattaacattaaaatatgCATTCAATTTAGTGGCTCTAGTGTTACCTAATGATGTTAGCCATAAATTGATTAAGAAAAATAGGAACAAATAAAATTACTGCTTCTCATGGAATGGCAAGACAGATAATCAAGTTAAAGTCATTGTTGCTAAGCTTAGTAATTGGTGTATGATTCCTCTGACATTGTGGGTGGTAAGAACTGAGTCCTAAATATTGTGCACTTACACAtagacttcacacacacacacacacacacacacacacacacacacagagacaaaggtagatatttcatatgtatacataaaataaaataatacaaaattaaaaattctgtttttctagaaATAAGTAGCCAGAACATTAACATTTTAGCATAATCATACAATATTTtatgtttgctatttttatttctttttaataatgggtttatttttgtttttatttatgtgcatgtgtgttttgggaCATATATGTTCTCACTCACAGAGCATAGGAtatgtgtcagatcccctagaattggagttccaagtacttctgatcttcctgtcatgggtgctgggaactaaagctGAATCAGCTAGAGGAGCGGCAAGTGCTGTTAAACACTGAGTTATCTCTtaccttctttccttttgagatagCCACATCTATTcaagactggccttgacctcactatgtaggcaagttcagccttgaactcatcatccttctgcctccaaatgctgagTACAAGGAACACAGACATGCATCAACAAATTCAACCATGCAAGATTAATATAATTTCATGCATTATGTAATATTCAGGACTGAGAAAGTTTTGAATGAAAGTAATGAAATAAACCAAACTGAAATATCTAAGCCAGagtttaaatagaaagaaaatagatttatgGTCCTTTTCATGAACACAGTATTCATTACCTTCCTTAAGCACTTCCTCTTCCATTAATAGTTAAACTTTCCATTCTCCTTTGTACATGTTAAACTGTACCCACATATACATTcgtttgcatgtgcacatattcCTATTTGTATGTAATGCATTTTGTCATATTGACCTCTGTCACACCCATGACATCCCCCTTTCACGTTCTCTGGACCATTTACTAATGTTTCCCTCTCTTGCTTTCATATCTTACTGAAGATAAGTCAGTgattttatttatggctatttgCATGTGCATGAATGTTGATTTATCTATTGGATGTACCAGGACACACACACGTCCTTAGTATCTTAGGACTTGACATATTGCCAtactgagaacaggagaacaTTTGATTAGGGTTCACCATACATCAGTGTGGGACTTGCACACTATTTCTATTGTTGCTAAATGGAAATGGTTGATCGGGTAGAGGTTGGGTAATTCTTTAATCCTTTACCCAAAGTAATGGTAGTGACATAAGAGAATAAAGTGATTTGACTGAAACTTTCCACAATTTACAAAAGATCACAACACTACATTGTAGACAATAAATATACACATTGttgaatcattttaaaaaccaaatatatttaaACTGAAAAAACCAAATAAGATATTGTTTTCTAAGAATTCCACAATACTACAAATGAGAGATATTCCCAAATTGAAACTCAGAaatttcatacaatgaaatgctaaaaagatgagaaatttccataaagtaaataaatgaagcattaacatgatttattttgttttattgtgaccATTTTTCAAACTTCCTTTATAACATGAGCAATATAAGACAAATAACttcttgttttatataaaattgttaaTATAACTTGGTGATAATAttcaaaaacattaaaagcagTAGACTGCTGGAAGATAATCAGGAAAGTACATTGTTTCATGTTCTGCAGGCAAAACAGACCTGCGAGACCCTGGTGTCAGTGAGGATGAGCACATAGGGGCTAAATGCTGGGAAACAAGATGCCAACAGGACAGAGCTGTTCACTACCCACTGGCCACGTTTTTCAGCATGAATCATCCAAAGGGTCAAACTAAGGTAGACAGAATAGAAGGCTGTAAAGAAACACACTAGGATCAGAATTCTACATGTGGCTCTGTCTTCATGGGAAACACTAGAAGAGAAgctgtatgtgtgaatgtgctGGACTCTTTGCTTGTGTCTGTGAAGCACAACAATCGCCAATATGCTAGCCCAGGACATGAAAATCAAACTTATCACATCAGGGGAAAAGTATAAGATATTATATAGTAAGACACATCCAGCGGGTAGTGTCCAGGTACAATAACCACCATTGCTTTCTACACTGGCATTTCTCTCATTCAATGGACCATTCACTAGAAATGGAAGAAGTAAATTCATGAGGAGATGTAGGAACCAGTTGAAGAGACAGCAGTAGCCAATGAACTCTTTGGATTGCATTTTGAGTGCAATCCACCTACACATTTTGGGTTTAAGCTTTATGGCCTGGAAACCATTGAAGAGACTGACAGTGCTGACTGACACCCCACTGCCAACTCTATACCAGTAGAAGACAAGTTTGCAACTTATATCACTGAGGAAACATTTCCATCCCAATGCTATCAATGTCTGTGGTATACCCTTAGACAACAAAACTATTAAGTTGGCCAAAAGTAGTTGACTGAGAACCAAATCTATAGGTCTCATGTGATTTCCAGTGAGCAGAGGGAAGATgtacagaaggaagagggaagaatttcccatgatccccatgacAGTCTGTATGAGGAAAATAAACGCCATATTCAAATTTGCAGAGTACATTTTGTCATGCCCAAGAGGATACTGGTTTTAATAGAGTCAGAAGAATGAAGGAGTTAAGCAAATTAAAATTTCTGCATGACACTCATGCTTCCCTCAGTATTTATATACTTTTGTGTTCTCACTTTAAATAGCCGTGGAATATTTACTGTGCAAGGCTCAACTCAGTGAAGACTGTTAATTTTGGTTCCCTCAGAACCTATTAGGTCTACTTAGTTCAGAGCACTGTGGTCCACAGTTGAAGAAATACCGAGGGGAGATAGAAGCTGTTGCAAGgaaggcctgcttgttcatcACGGCCACCTTCTAGCTTagccacaaaataaccacacagaaactgtattaattaaatcaatgcttggcccactacctctagtttcttattggctaattcttacatcttaatttaacccatttctatcaatctgtgtatcaccacaaagcAGAGGCTTAACAGGGAAAATTTAGCACATCCATCTCCAATGGCAGATCCATGGCAATCcccttactctgctttctttctcccagaattcagttctgtcttctcgaCCTAAGTTCTACTCTATCAGGCCAAGgatgtttcttcattcattaaccaatagaaacAACACACAGAAAGGACTGCCACAACAGGAAGATTTTTTGTACTGACATGGATTCCTACTTAGGAGATATGCTACAGGGCAATGAAAATATAGGAACTGTGCAACAAATATTTCCTTCTTGAATTAAAGTTTGAACTTGTAAATATAAGAACAAGTTTATACTGGCTGGAAGGGTGGAAAACACTCTTCACAATGTGATATGATGtatgaaataaatgtataaaacattCTTACAGTCGCCTAGAATATTAATGTGATAccatcaaatgaaaatgaacatctttaaaatgtaagtgAAAAATGGTTTAATCAGCTCTTACATACTCAATGTATATGAACTTACCAGAAATAATTCAGATAATTCAAGACCCACAGGTATCCATACAGCAAAAGTTtgtaatgagaaacagaaaaccatTGACCTCAGTCATACTTGCAATTTCAGCAGCTAGGAATTTGTAGAATATTATTCATGATTGGTGAACAAAACTTTGAGAATAATCCATAGGAAAATATAAGACTATAAGCCCAAATTGCTCAAGGAATACCAAATATTCTTCATgaatataatttcaaatataatatttaaggaAATATCTGCTATTTATCTTCAGTGAATTAGAGTAGAGAGTATTGACAGCTCTACATTATTGTTTCTAAAAATGATGTTAATAAGAAGGTCATAATGGTGAAACTTGTTCAAAATGCTGTTATAACTTTTACTCAATTAAGGAATTTGAAAAGCTTGAGATCATGTAATCAAGAGATAAAGTTTACCCCCACAGGAACTGGTATATCTATCAGATCCCTCATATACATATCACGTTCTTCTGTTGCTACCAAGAGAATTCAGGCAGTGTGATGTGCCTCTTATCACTTGGAAGAGTCATACAGCAATGAAAAGATGAATTAAGCATTACTGAGAAATTGAAGTCAAATGACATAACcagggcagagaagaaaatgagattaaGGGAAAGTGTAGGGTGGATGGGGAGGCAAACGCTGAAATGAAGATGAGTGAAACAGCTGGTTCAGGAGAGGAATTTTAAAGTTTGCTATAACTCTGGTTCTGGAAGACAAACCTGGAGTAATAAAGTTGTACCCATAACTCAGGGCAGAAATTCACAGTGCATAAGGGTCAAGATTCTGCTGATCACAGGAATCTNNNNNNNN is part of the Microtus ochrogaster isolate Prairie Vole_2 unplaced genomic scaffold, MicOch1.0 UNK47, whole genome shotgun sequence genome and harbors:
- the LOC101985502 gene encoding vomeronasal type-1 receptor 1-like, translated to MAFIFLIQTVMGIMGNSSLFLLYIFPLLTGNHMRPIDLVLSQLLLANLIVLLSKGIPQTLIALGWKCFLSDISCKLVFYWYRVGSGVSVSTVSLFNGFQAIKLKPKMCRWIALKMQSKEFIGYCCLFNWFLHLLMNLLLPFLVNGPLNERNASVESNGGYCTWTLPAGCVLLYNILYFSPDVISLIFMSWASILAIVVLHRHKQRVQHIHTYSFSSSVSHEDRATCRILILVCFFTAFYSVYLSLTLWMIHAEKRGQWVVNSSVLLASCFPAFSPYVLILTDTRVSQVCFACRT